Proteins co-encoded in one Juglans regia cultivar Chandler chromosome 16, Walnut 2.0, whole genome shotgun sequence genomic window:
- the LOC109004316 gene encoding protein FAR-RED IMPAIRED RESPONSE 1-like, whose protein sequence is MPHFPTTSSPPSTNTEDSGHPKQMDGPLSSTGEDMGSFENPASNAETEADDIIQQESDNDRVEEEPKPGMKFATDHELIAYYMRYAKQQGFGVITQRTKREANGRVKYLTIGCARGGKYHPSHSNISRPCPTIKTDCKAWINAHLVEGSWVVTTVEIGHNHSTVSPQKSRFFRSHKCLDEYSQRMLDLNDRAARQLRLGKGGGEALTEYFKRMRLQNDGFVYVIDVDEELRLRNVFWADARSRAAYEYFGDVITFDTTYLTNRYGMPFAPFVGINHHGQSILLGAGLISSEDTSTFVWLFRAWLECMDGRAPKAIITDQDRAMKSAIAVVFPHTRHRYCLWHIMRKLPEKLGSHAAFNAWLKTAIQNALYDSHTCGEFEEKWGQFIKKYR, encoded by the exons atgccacattttccaaCAACGTCAAGCCCTCCGTCGACTAATACGGAGGACTCGGGCCATCCCAAACAAATGGATGGCCCTCTGTCGAGTACCGGAGAGGACATGGGAAGCTTTGAAAATCCCGCAAGTAATGCAGAGACAGAAGCTGATGACATAATTCAACAAGAGTCTGATAATGACCGAGTTGAGGAGGAGCCCAAACCTGGTATGAAGTTTGCCACTGATCATGAGCTTATCGCTTATTACATGAGATATGCCAAACAACAAGGTTTTGGTGTTATAACACAAAGGACGAAGAGAGAGGCTAATGGAAGGGTGAAGTATTTGACTATTGGGTGTGCACGAGGTGGCAAGTACCATCCTAGCCATAGTAATATCTCGAGGCCATGCCCAACTATTAAAACGGATTGTAAGGCATGGATAAATGCTCACTTGGTGGAGGGTAGTTGGGTGGTGACCACTGTTGAGATTGGCCATAATCATAGTACTGTCAGCCCACAAAAGTCTAGATTCTTTAGATCTCATAAGTGTTTAGACGAATACAGTCAGAGGATGCTTGATTTGAATGACAGGGCAG ctAGACAATTAAGGCTGGGTAAAGGTGGTGGCGAAGCACTTACTGAGTACTTCAAGAGGATGAGGTTGCAAAATGATGGTTTTGTCTATGTGATTGATGTGGATGAAGAGCTGAGGTTGAGAAATGTGTTCTGGGCTGACGCACGGAGTAGAGCAGCGTACGAGTATTTCGGAGATGTGATCACCTTCGATACGACATACCTGACAAATAGATACGGTATGCCATTTGCTCCATTTGTTGGGATAAATCATCATGGACAGTCTATATTGTTAGGGGCTGGCTTGATTTCAAGCGAAGACACAAGTACTTTTGTGTGGTTGTTTCGGGCATGGTTGGAGTGCATGGATGGTCGCGCTCCAAAAGCGATCATAACAGACCAAGACCGAGCAATGAAGAGTGCTATTGCAGTGGTCTTCCCACACACTCGCCATAGATATTGTCTATGGCATATAATGCGAAAACTGCCTGAGAAATTGGGATCTCACGCTGCCTTCAATGCATGGTTGAAAACTGCCATCCAAAATGCCCTATATGATTCACATACATGTGGTGAATTTGAGGAGAAGTGGGGGCAATTTATTAAGAAGTATAGGTGA
- the LOC118344782 gene encoding protein FAR-RED ELONGATED HYPOCOTYL 3-like, with protein sequence MSTTQRSESMNAFFDGFVHSGTTLKEFIDQFDNALRKKVELETTADFNSSNQTIPCSSAFRIEKQFQSVYTNAKFKEVQREAWGMILCNCILISKEGCISTYDVLDEITTNDDHVKSIKYTVYFNNEEVDVKCTCALFEMRGIVCRHALNVCQMNKIHALPEKYVLNRWRKDLKRRYTMVKSSYDDLRQNANSGRYELVVKRCSKLATRVSSSDAHVTAFMLHLDEFENKFKGLTQESGSTKVAETVQTDKGKKILSPHVVRGKGSPPTKRKVPPVEKAVTRRKNKQVRNLYFY encoded by the coding sequence ATGAGCACCACACAGCGttctgaaagcatgaatgcttttttcgaTGGTTTTGTGCATTCCGGTACAACGTTGAAAGAATTCATCGATCAATTTGACAATGCACTGCGGAAGAAGGTAGAGCTCGAGACGACCGCTGATTTCAATTCGTCCAACCAAACCATCCCATGTTCCTCCGCATTCCGCATTGAAAAGCAGTTTCAATCCGTGTATACGAAcgcaaaatttaaagaagtccAACGAGAGGCGTGGGGAATGATTTTATGTAACTGCATACTTATCAGCAAGGAAGGTTGCATTTCCACCTACGATGTTTTAGATGAAATTACAACTAATGATGACCATGTCAAGAGCATCAAGTACACAGTTTACTTTAACAATGAGGAGGTTGATGTGAAATGCACCTGTGCGTTGTTTGAGATGAGAGGAATTGTCTGTAGACATGCATTGAACGTTTGTCAGATGAATAAGATTCATGCGCTACCGGAGAAGTATGTCTTGAATCGTTGGAGGAAGGATTTAAAGAGAAGATACACAATGGTAAAAAGTAGCTACGACGACTTACGACAAAATGCAAATTCAGGGAGGTATGAGCTTGTGGTGAAACGATGTTCCAAATTAGCAACCCGTGTATCGTCGAGTGATGCCCATGTTACTGCATTTATGCTCCACTTGGATGAGtttgagaataaatttaaaGGATTAACACAAGAGTCCGGTTCAACAAAAGTAGCAGAGACTGTGCAGACAGACAagggtaagaaaatattaagcccacATGTTGTCCGAGGGAAAGGGAGTCCGCCAACAAAAAGGAAGGTCCCACCTGTGGAGAAGGCTGTGACTAGGCGAAAGAATAAACAGGTaagaaatctttatttttattaa
- the LOC109004307 gene encoding protein CDI-like — protein sequence MSLSNGNVHSVICNGGDVNKPFKIFVGYDPREDLAYEVCRHSILKRSSIPVEILPIIQSDLRKSSLYWRERGKFESTEFSFSRFLTPYLANFEGWAMFVDCDFLYLTDINQLTDLIDDKYAIMCVQHDYAPKESTKMDGAVQTVYPRKNWSSMVLYNCGHPKNRVLSPEVVNTQTGAFLHRFQWLEDDEIGSIPFVWNFLEGHNKVVENDSTTFPKAIHYTRGGPWFEAWKNCEFADLWLNEMEEYMKEAKKKIEE from the coding sequence ATGAGTTTGAGTAACGGGAACGTTCACTCGGTGATTTGTAATGGAGGAGATGTGAACAAGCCCTTCAAGATCTTCGTGGGTTATGATCCACGCGAGGATCTTGCCTATGAGGTGTGTCGGCATTCGATCTTGAAGCGGTCCTCAATCCCCGTTGAGATCCTACCGATAATACAATCGGATCTAAGAAAGAGCAGTTTATATTGGCGAGAACGAGGCAAGTTTGAGAGCACTGAGTTCTCATTTTCTCGATTCTTGACTCCATACTTGGCCAATTTTGAGGGTTGGGCAATGTTTGTCGACTGTGATTTTCTGTACTTGACAGACATTAACCAATTGACGGATTTGATCGATGACAAATATGCAATTATGTGTGTTCAGCATGACTATGCCCCAAAAGAGTCGACCAAAATGGACGGGGCAGTACAAACAGTGTATCCGAGGAAGAATTGGTCTTCTATGGTGCTGTACAATTGCGGACATCCCAAGAACCGGGTTTTGAGCCCCGAGGTAGTGAATACACAAACCGGTGCTTTTCTTCATAGGTTTCAGTGGCTTGAGGATGACGAAATTGGATCGATACCAtttgtttggaattttcttGAGGGCCATAACAAGGTTGTTGAGAATGATTCCACCACTTTCCCCAAGGCAATACACTATACTCGTGGAGGACCATGGTTTGAGGCTTGGAAGAATTGTGAGTTTGCAGACCTGTGGTTGAATGAAATGGAGGAGTATATGAAGGAAGCcaagaagaaaattgaagagtaG